The Kwoniella newhampshirensis strain CBS 13917 chromosome 2, whole genome shotgun sequence DNA segment GGTGAGTTTAGGCTTCCATGGTTCAGTCAGTGAGTTGTCGGGCTTGTCATGGAAGAGAAGTTGGGGTTTAGCGAGATCGGTAGCGTGGAAAAGAGCGGTTGGCAGACGTTCTCTAAATTTGGCGAAAGGTCCCGGAATCTTCATGACGAAGTGTCAGCTCGAGAACATCTGTCCGTATGTGGAATTTCCGCTGGCTCACCTTTTGCCCGGCGGCAGCTGCCAATGACGGTTTGACAGCTATAGcagctttcttcttgtcaCCTCGTAGATCGTCCAACGCAGAGTCCTACCATCCTATGAGCTTACAGGCCACCACTCAGAGTCGTTCATTCACTCACAGCGTCTTCAAGCAGTCCATCAACGACACCGACAACACCGCCTCTAAAACCATCCAccacatcgtcctcatcttccatttTTCGTCTTCTCACCTGCGTCGCATTCGGCGCTTTCCCTTTGCCCTTCACCTTGTCTCCTCGTTGACTGATTTCCACCAGACTCAACAACCTCTCTGTCATCTGCAGCACTCGTTCACTGGCTTTATCTAGATCCTTTGCGAAACCTCGATCGAGGGTCCGATGAAAGGACAGATCAGACTTGTCGGGCAGGCCTGCAGCATGAGTGGTGAGGCTGTCGAGGGCTGAGGTCAGGTGTGGAAGGTAAGAGGCAAACGCAGTGGTAGGTGAGGGGACGaccgatgacgacgatgatgatgatgcggatgacttggaggaagaagcaacGTTGGCGGAGAAAgaagtggtggaagaggaagacataATGAGTGTCGTCAAGCGGTCATGTACAGTGTGTAGTCTTGAGAGTCTATGTCGAAAACTTTTGATCGATCGTACACTACTATGAGCGTCTGTGAAGGATGGTGTGGTGGTGTGACTCGATCTGATATGGTTGAGAGAGCCGGAACTGAGTGGTGTGTACGAAAAGAACGATCGATTGAGCGCGGGTGCTCTTCGCAGCACTTTGAATATGTCTATCGCGACGGCCTTGCTGACCTGTCTTTGGTGGACCGAGTCTGGGTATGGGACATGAGCGTCGGTACGTGCGACGAGTGAAGGGTCTATGCAGCGTGACGATTGGGACCGCAGAAGAACACACTGTGCACAAAACGCAAAAGCAAAAGGCTGTGAATTGGAATTTTGCCACAAGAGTGGAGGCTGTTAAATGGGTGGAAGGAACAGGTTTCACCCCACTGGTATCTGGGCAGTTGAAAACACTGGGATCTGAAATTTCGGTCCAATTCGAGCTGGCACGAGTGATATTTTCCATTTGTACTGTATGTTCTTGTACAGACAACACCTGTATCGCTCATAATCATGTCGTTCGCCCCACGATCACTGTCAGTAGTGCGAGCTTGTGGCTCTGTCCCGCGAAgggcaggtgagtgtccatGGACCATATACCGCATGATCCGCGTGCATGCAAGCATCGACATTTACTGACCGAGTAATTTCACGTTCATCACCTCTAGCATCTCAACgattctcttcctcatcatcatcatcgacgtcaACCTCCACGCCCCCGCCATTGATCGCCTCACTCTTACTCTCGCGACCTCCTCTGCTTACTCCTACTCCCACTCCTCTGGAAGAAGCGTAccattcccattctcaAGCCATCGAACATGCTCTgtcttctcccctccccctAGATTTCTACTTCAAATCCGgctctctccccctccgCCGACATCTCGTAGCGGACCATTCGTACTCTTCCGACATCTACGGCGGAAGACTTGCAGGCTCTGCTCCGGATGTGGGCGATATCCCGCCCGAGACAGAATATCAGACGTTCGATCGAGATCATTGGATGAAactcgatgagaaggaaaggggTGAGAGGAGTCTGGAAAGATTcccagaggaagaagttTATTGTCTGGTACAATCAACGAACAAGAAATGGGGGTTCCCACAGACTGAAGTAGGACGATTGGAAGGGCTGGACGAGGCTGTGAGCCAGAAATTGATTGGTCTCGATGGTAGTTTGGGTGGAAAGGGAATGGATAGTTGGTTGGTCACTAGAAAACCTGTTGGCATGGTCAAAGACGGAGAATCAACAGTGAGTCAGCGCAAAACATTGTCCAACATTCAAGTCGGTGGTCTCGTGAGCTGTTTGTCGGCACACGCATCGGAATCCGACAATCTCGAATAACTATGCTAACTAATTTGCTCTCCCTCAGACCTTTTTCCTCCGAGGTCACATCCTTGCAGGCGAACCTTcactttcctcttcatcaagcTACTCCACCTTCGCTTGGCTCTCGGCTGCAGAAGTCGAGGATAGACTCAGAAATCAGGGCGACGAGCACTTATGGACAAGCATAAAGGGGATGTTCGGACAGCCTGATCCAGAGGTTGACGCCGAGTAGATCTGGAACAGACGAGCATAGCGAGGACGCAACGCAGAGGGCATGCACCACATACATATCAGGTCTAATATCTAATGTAAAAAGGcattgaccatcgtcaTTCTCGTGACGGACCGATCCGTACCCAAAGACCGCCCTGTGACAACAAACTTGAGCTGACTGCACATGTACAAGAACGGGAACGCTActgatcaactcaccttgattgCCAGTACTACGTCTGCTACCACCCACATGGTATCCCTACCCTCCCTTGCACGACCATCATTGCCTCCAGGAGTCTTCCACGCTTCAGGCATCACTGTGTCCATCGGCTGGGCATCATGCGCCAGTACCAGACTTTCAGCACCACCAGCACCCTCGCTTTCCAACATTCGTAGATGTCGAGCAAGCAGCACTAAGAAAGCGTGGGTCGCCGTCAAAGCGAATGGCTGGCCGAGGCACTGTACCGTACGAGTATGACGATCAGCATAATGACTTGATGATCAGACCGTGACACTCTGACTGACCATCCTCGGACCAATATTCCAGCTGATGAAcccctccctctcgctCTGACCCAGGCCAGCACCCATCCATCGTTCGGGATCAAACACGTCGGCATCCTCTCCCCAGACGGACTTGTctcgttgaagaagaacggtGGCTATAATGATAGACGTGTTGCCGGGCATGTACATTGGGGCGCCACCCTTCGAGGTTGGCAGGAGGGAGGGTCGAAGTGTGCGGCGGATGCTGCCAGTGAACATTTATCAGGGACGCGATTGGCATTGTGAATGGATATACTCACTTCAGAGGTACGGGGGGGAACAGACGCAGGACTTCGTTGATAAAGGCTCGACCTGTGCTGGTATGAGTCAAGCTACCACTGTCTTGCGTCGGGACTCACTGTACTTGCAATCACGGATCACCTCCTTGGTAATAGCACCGTCTTGTCTAGCGACCTTTATGATCTCGTCTTGCAGCTTCTTCGCGATTTTCGGATGCAATGCAAGCGAGTAGACGCAGAATGTCAAGcacgaggtgagctgttGTATGTTGGCCAGTGTCAGCTTGTCTTTCGATCGGATCAGACGATTGTCATTCAGGCTCACCGTATCTCGAGCGGCAAGCAGGACATTGATGAGTTGATCTTCGACGAGTTTTCGGTCTAAAGTGGGCGCTAAATCAGCCCAAGCCTGCTGCGATCGAGGGTATCACGCGTGGATCATTATGCaacccactcaccatctgtGACATTGACTAGCATGTCGATGAATTTTGtctcatcgctctctcGAGAAgcttgtcgttgtcgtttCCGTTCCATGGCTCTATCGATGATAGGCTGGAAGAAGGCCCGGATGACCCTCATTGGTTCTGCCAATGGATCGTGTCCAAGCTCGAATAGGGGCTTATCCACAGATCAGCTAAGCAGCCCCTTCTTGCGGAGATAGAGTGAGGTCGACTCGCCCAGACAGTCCCAATCTTGACTCGTCTTCCAACCACTCTTTGACCCTTTGTCATTGCCTTACCTAGACCCTCCTTCGCGGCAATCCATTCGGGACTAGCATTACTGGACACCGTTGACAAATCTTCGCCGCACATCCACATGACTGCTATTTGTAGTGATAGAGAGCCTAGTCGAGCCTGGATGTCAAAGGCTTCACCCGAAgttggaagggatgagaCAAAGGCTTCGATATGAGGAGTAAACAGTTGAGCAAAGACATGGTTGGGGTGGAAGAATGGTCTCAGTAGGGCTCGATGCTGTGGTGTCCCAacgatcatcgtcagccTGGACCCAAGGCATGTCCTCGCGATCATGAAGATCCTCCTGGGGAGCGAGCGTAACCCACAAATCTCCAACGTTCTCCATCGGAATTGAAGATCCCATCTCCCAGGAAAGCTTCCGCACGATCTTTGAACTTTTGACCTTTGACAAAGTTCTCGAAGTCATCGATCAAGACATGTTTGAGTACTGGAGGATCCGTCGAGATGATCTAAATCTCATCGCAGCTTGTCAGTAAGGGTATTCCGCAGTGCTAAATCCATCCAGTATGACTTTCACCCCTTCTCGGCACTTCgacaaactcacctgatcTTCGCCGAGCACCCGGGTATTGTAAGTTTTGCCGTACTGCCTTTCCAACAGTAGCATCATTCTCCCtacttcatcttccgacCCACTCCTCGCCCAATCTCTCAATATATCAAGGTTCAAGGGCCATCTTCCTTTAACTCGGGGGATATCGATCGCACCCAACTTTTTCGCTTGACGAGTCGACGAAAACGAGGAGAGCTGAGAGCGGAGGACGTACGAAATCGGAAAAGAGAAGACATATAGCCCTATACGGACCAGTGCGTTgggggaagaagtggtGGCGAGGTGCAGTATGAGATAAGTGAGCAAGGGAGGTAATACGACAGTCTTGAAGAGTGCGGGTAAGAGGAAGCGTGAGCCTTTCATCATGTGTGGGGGTCATGCAGAGTCCACGCTCAGCACACTGGAAGCAGTCGCTACTGGCCAGACGTTCCTGCCCATATCCGTTCTGCTGACGATGCGATCCTCAGGTGAATTGTGTACATGAAtagaggacgaagagaacCAAACGAAACGGTCGTTTGTCTGTTTTGGTAGTCACTCGAGCGGGGCACCAAGCAAAATGTCCCCATGCAGGTCAAACAGGTGGCATCATGGCAAATGGTCAGAGACAAGGCTTGGGTTTTATCGTAAATGCATCCATTGTCCATATGATGATCCTATCCTAACCATCCGTCTCCTCACTACAGTACTGTACATGACTGAACTAAGCTACAAGCGGGGTCTTTTGGTCGCTTAGAAGCTGGGGGCGGGGTTGGATTGCTTGGAGTTGAAGGGGGCGTTGAAGATCATAGGACCCGCGAGGATGTTGTCGTCACCGACCAAGGTGGAGTTGGCCTGGGTGGTGAGGACGGCATAGGCGATACCCTGGGTGGTGGGGAGACCCTGGACCTTTCCGTTGACGACGGGGAAGACGTTGGTCTCGAGACCCTGGATGAGCTGGACGTAGGTACCGGCAGTGctggcggtggtggtgatggtaCCGTCGGTACCGATGGTGAGAGCGGGGAAGGCCTTGACGGGCAAGGTCGGGTTGGTGGAAGGACaagaggtgatgaaggCGGAAGCGATCGAGTACACCTCGTCAAAGTCCAAAGGAGTGTCCTCGGGACCGGACCAAGCGGCAGCCTTCTCGACGGCAGAGTTCAACCAAGCCTGGTGTCGAGCCTCGGTGGTGAGGATGGAACCGGCAACGGTGACATAGGCAGACTCCatgatggaagaggcggCGCCGAGGTAGGCGGAGACACCGACGTTCTCGATGACGGTGGCGAGAGCCATGAAAGACTTGGGGTCGGTCACGGTGGGGAAAGAGTAGGTACAGGGCTGAGTGGCAGCAGAGCCAAGGGCACcggagagaagagcgacGTGTTGAGCTTCGTGCTCGGCAATGTTCTTCACTCGTCCTCGGACCCAGTCGGGGAATCCGGCATTGGTGAAAGCGGCATCGTCGAACTGGTCGAGGAAGCCATGGTAGAAGGCGTTCTCGAGGTGTTCGAGGGTAAGAGCGTACTGGAGGATGTCACTGTGTACGACCGACAGCGTCAGCAAGTATTCCAAGGAAAAGAAACGATCGGTGAGACTCACGTGTCGGTAACAGCACGTTTGGTGGGAGCGGCGTACGAGGCAACGGCGGCGAGGAGAGCGGTGGCAACGGCAGTCTTCATCTTGATTGTTGTTGAGTTGGGTTTGGTAGGTTTGGGTTTGAATAAACGAGTGTGGGTAGGTTGGTTGGCTGGTTGATTATACTTAACTAGTAGTTGTTGAGTTGTTGTGGATGAAGAAAAGGTCACGATAGAGGCTCGGAATGTCTGTCTTATATATCCATCTGGGAATGAGAGGTCCCCATTCGGGAGTACAAACAACCCACATCCAAACACAAACAACAAGCACAAGGTACCCGTACCCCGTACTCTTAATCATGCCGTCAGCAAAGCAGCTAGATTCATGGCAGCACTAGTTACGGCTCGGTCGTATTGCATTCAGTCCCGACTTGCCATCTGCTAGAAAAGGTGGGATCCCACCCGACGATCCGATTGACCAGTGATCAGTGATGGGATGAGACATTTTTGCACTATGTCGTACGACTTGCAGATCAGAACTCGGACTCAGTCATTCACCGTTGCTTTGCAACTAACCAACTGACCAGCACATCTGGTGGGTATTATTACCCTGTATTACAACGACAGAAACCCCACACGTAGAAGCATCAAGCCACAAAGTGTCCTTGTTTGTCAGTGGACCGACTTGACCGGCCGGATGTGGTCTAAATCGATAAGAAAACACAATGCCGTCACTTGCGTTCCAGTGGTAGTGACACCCGTTCAAGCGCAAACAAGATGAAATGGTAAACAAGCAAACAAAGCTACTGGACGAGTAGTATTCATCATTATCCAATTGGGAAACAATAAGGGTATAACGTGCATGAACGTGTGCGGGCACAGAGAATGGTAACGAGATCGACGGTCGATAGCAGTGGTGGTCTTCCCCTTGTGGTCTTTGCTCTGCGTGATATGGCACAATGGACAGTCCGTTCAAGTTACGTCGATGGCGCCATTCTGGATTGTCTGGTTAATACCCATGGGGCCACTCCGAAGTTATCGTGGTCCGTTGTGGTATATCGTTCATTCGAGTAGTGCTATATTCAACGGTGTTTGGCTTGTCTACGCTACTCGTACCGCATTCTTCGAACTTTGCCCTGGCTATGGATCGCGCACAAGAACACCCGAATCGATTGTTCGGAGAAGTTTGCATTCACGGCCGCCAACCAAACGTTTGTGTAAACAGCAAATCCTCGATGATGTCGCATCCGATGGGACAATGGTCGATGCTGGGCAAAGTGATGCGATACATCAAGCGAACGACTCGGGATCTCATGACCACGAATCGTCGTGAATCCCACCAGGCATGTAAGCTATACGGTAAACAAAGGATGCATTGGAATGGTCGACTATTGATCTACAGTCAGAATATATGCGTGTATGCAAACAAAAAAACCATGCGTGTGTGTGTCTACAAGACCCAAACAAGATGAACTATACAGCTATAGTGTAATTAGATTGTTATGTGATCTAGGAAGGCTACAATACCGATATCGTCGCCATGTAAACCATCCCATATACTTCGGCCATCTCACATGATACAACAATCATTCTTGCTTTCTGTGCGCCTCACATGACTCATCCCACCTTGTCCGATAACCGGTACCACTCCGACTGAAACCATCTTGTCACTACTCCTCTCTCCTATTGCCGAAGATGGATCCCCACCATCCAAATCGACATGCCCTCCGCTTCTCCTCTGGGAATCTTCTTCGTGTTCTGACCTAGGGCTATACATTGAGGATCGGATTCGCAGACTCGCGGACCCAGAGCTGAGGTTCATCTCAAGGCTTGGACGGTTCTGTGAGCGGCCTGGGTGGCGACGAATTTCAGGAGCCACAGGTGTTGTCAAGTCGCTCTGTGAAGGGGTGGAGGGCGACAAAACACCTTTGGATCGCTTGAGGCCGTTCAAGATCTTGGTAGGGAGAGCGGCTAGAGCGGCCCCATCTCGTTTGTCGAATATTGGCAAAGGCGAAGGACCGCGCGAAGGTGTCTTCTGCATCTCTTGTTGTCGGGAAAGCAGCGTGAATTGCTCCTGTAGGCTGCATCGCGGTGACGCCTTGCTTGCACAGGCTGAGTGCGCAACGAGCCCGCAATCCTGACACAGTACTCCGACTCTCTTGACACTAAGATGGCAGACCCGACATACAATGGCTGAAAAGGTCTGTCAGCACGACATCCCTGTGGGTAATACGTAAATCCCACCTTTGCCGAACGATGTCTTGATTAGTACATGGGCCTTCATGGACGTCCCATCCGAGCCGTGTCGTTCATGCGAACTCGTCATGCTGTGTCGTTGGTTCCCAACATCGATAGCATTGGGTTTTTCATTGTGTTCGAAGAGGCGAGAGCTGTCGACTCGTCGTAGGTCCTTGCTCACCCGTCGAAGGAACGGTACACTGTCTTGAGGTCTCAAAGCCTGGTAATGATACGTTAGCTGGGAATACGCCTTGATCAATTTTGATACTCTTACCAGCTCCGGACTGTGCCTTTTAACCCACGGATGCTCAAACATCAGTGCCGCCGTCGGTCGTAGCTTTGGGTCCTTTACGAAGCACTGCCTGAGGAAATCGGTCAGGTCGTCGGAAATGTCGCGAGGGAAAGGGGGCATATCGTCCTCCACGATGTGGAATAAGACTGCATGGTGTCCGATAAGTGATGTCCTGTCGCCACCTATGGTCGCAATACTCACCACTCATGCTATTGGGAAGATCTGCATACGGTGGCTTGCCAGTAAGCAGCTCAATGATTGTGCAGCCAAGCGACCAGATGTCCGAAGCGAAAGACGGGCCCGTCAATGAAATCACCTCAGGTGCCACTACGATAGCGTCAATTCTCGTCAGTGAAGTTGCCCGAAGCTCTTGAAACGCCAGACACCCACTCCAATTGGGCGTCCCGGCCACTTCCGACACTCTCTTTTTGGCTCCTCCAGTCTTCCCTTCAGTCTTCGCATCTTGCTTGATATTCTCCACGGCCTTCATATTGAGCGATACTCCGAAATCGGACAGCTTGACATTGCCATTCTTTGTTGACAAGATGTTGGCGGCTTTGAGGTCACAGTGCACCACACCTTGGGAGTGGAGATAGTCCAGACCCGCGAGGATCTTGGCCACATATGACGAGACCAGCTTTTCGTTGAACTGTCCGAATGCCTTAAGCGTTTGTCCAAGGGAGCCGTTCTCTACAAACCTAGAATTGAGGTAGATCAGCCAACGCTATTGCCTGCATTCTAATATAGCTTACTCGAGCACAATGTTGAGGTATTCCTCGTCTCTCGACATGCCTTCGTATTTGACTATACTCGGATGCGACATTCTTTGGAGCAATTCCACTTCACGCATGACATCCGtcacttcatcctctctcatGCCATGAAGCCTGATACGCTTGATCGCTACCATCTGGCCGATGCCGAGGTTCAAAGAGCGGTAGACCGCACCGAACTGACCTCGTCCGATACAATTACCCAATTGCTATGCGAGTGCTTAGTGattgtcatcttccaggATGAAAACAGACTCACATATCTGATGACAGGCCGGCCTGATTCATGGAATTCCAATACTTGCAGAGATTGATATTGACTTGATCTCAACTTACTCTGCGTCGAATTATCTCTGAAAAGGGAAGGTGTACCCATAGTAGACAGGTTAACCATACTGTTGATCCGCATCTGCAAAGGCCTCGACGAGTCGTTAGATGAAAATGTTTGATCTCTGCTGTGTACGGAGGACACATCAGATTGCCTTCGCCCTGTGAGGTCGGATGGTCGAGAAAAATTGCTGGTTGTGCTCTGAGACGAATGCAAAGATGCTCCTCTTGCCATGTGGATGTAGGAGCTGTTCGGgaccgatgatgagagaggaaaggcGACACTTGTAGGGCTGGTCATTTGCGCAGGAGACACGGATCGTTTAGGAATATACACTTTGCCATTGGAACTGAGCCTTCTGAGTGGTGGCGGCCGTGATATCGTCGCCGAAAGATCTGAGTTGAGGCCGTTCtgctcgtcttcctctAATACTTGGCTGAAATCCTGGCGTCCCGATTCCGGGTTTTGTCCGCGTCGAGCAAAAGCTCCATCCAGTGGACTCGAGTCGATCCGAATCGGTTGAGGCGGCTTCCGATTACCCTCGAGTGCGGCCAGAGACTTTGACAATGCTGAATCTCTCTCGTCATTTCGCTCAGTTAATGCTGAGCTTTTCGTCGCACTCTTCCGCAAAGCATCACGTAGATCGTGTGGTAGATCCTCGCTACTCAGCAAAGTACCCAAGATCTTCTCGCGAGCATTTtgcagcttcttctcgctgaTCCGCCGCTCATGCAGTCTTGGTGTGTCAGGTCGATCGCGGttgtcctcctccgccagATTGACCGCATGCTCCTCTCCCATGACTGTCACAACTGACCTCGTCGCGCTCGATCTGGTATAcgcggaagaagaagtgacCCTAGATCCAGAACTAACAAGACTAGGTGTCCTCTCGCCGGAGTGAGATCCCAAATGTGTTTGTCCAGTCGCAATGCCGGTTTCACTCGTTAGGATTACATCGTCCGCGAAAGACACGGAGACTTTAGCGCCGGTGGTATTGCGGAGACGAAGTACAGGTCGCGCTTGTGTCCGTCCATTCGGTGTTATGTTTCGAGACGAGGGCGAAGCTGCGGGTGATTTCGGTCGTAGGCTAGGCGAGATATTTGGCTGGGTTGATGCGCGAGTAAGGGGTGATCTTCGCATTTCGGACGGAACTGATGGTAGTGCGAAGGTCGATGTAGTGGGTGTCTTCCACGTGCTAGGGTCATCCAACTCCAGATCCTGCTGGTTGAGTGTGATCACATTTAGGTTGGGGCCCAGCTCGGTGGATTCAATTCTATCTGCCTGCAAAGCAGCAAGTCTTGCAGAGTGTGAAGCAGCTTCGGCAGAAGATGTAGAGCTATCCTGGGCGGTAAGCGGACGGCGCGGACTTGCTAGAGGGCTACGAGTGTGGGAGGCCGAGGCAGCGTCACGTATTGCCGGTGGTTGGCCAATGGAAGCGAATTTGGGAGGTAATCGATTTGGACTGAAGGCGGCAGACTCTCGTCCAGCGAGTCTGGCAAGGAAAATGATTGTGTTCGCAACTCTCCCTAAGCTGATCTCCGAGCATTCTTGTAAATCATGTGGACTGAAAACGACATCATTTGAGAGTCCCACGCCTTGGCAAGCAGTGAGAAACCGTGTCACATTAGTCGCTCCCATGATACCTCGTTCTGAGATGATGACTCGCGCGATGCGAGACGGTTGGGAGGGGAACAGGTGATTGAGAAGGCTGCGACGGTCAGACTGGGAGCGTCAATGCTGCGACAACGACTCACAAGCAGAGAAGGAGCCCGTCCTTGACAGCATCTGACCATGTATCGcgctctctctcctttgCCCGTTCTCCGACGTACACCAGTCTCACCTTAGCCTCCAGGGAGCCGATTGCTCGATTGTCCAATACGGGAAGAGATTGGTCGTGGCTTGAAAGCGTACTAGCGACTCGGAGCCATTCCGCGCCCCAAGctttctccatcctccccaAAGCTTGCAGCCTCTCATCAGCGAGTCGCTTCATACCAATCTTTCTGTCGCTCCGATCAGAGGTCAAGTCACGAATCACTGGCGTCAACAATTTGACCATGAATGAAGCTGATAGTCGTAGAAGGTAATGGTctcgagagagaagggatgtTGGAGCCGATTCCCGACGTGCATGGGCAGGAATAGGAGGCGGAGGCATGTGGTTGGACGCTAGAGAGGATCGCTCGTTGGCTGGAGGACTGGCCGTTGAAGCTCTGGtccgaggaggacgagtgATCGGAGACCTTGCTGAGGTATCAGGTGCGAAACCCAGCGCTTCAGTGCGCAGCAAAGTTCCGCTAGCTACTGACGAAGGTCGCAACACTGGGTTCATAGGAAACGACTTATCGGGAAATTCGTTGATAGCTGAAGTAGTTGTGAACGGTCGGGACCCCACTCGAGCATCAAGCACCGACCGATGTAGTGTACTCTGAACTCCACTCTGTTCGATGGCCTCCGCAGACAACCCGACAGCGATTGATGGACCGTCGGCACGTCCATAGGCGGAGGGAGGAGCGTTTGAGCGGTCACCAGCCTTTGTCTGAGATAGATTGGACAATGCATGTTTTTGATTCGTTATCCTCTTGTCTTCATCAAGTCTCAGTGgttcctcgtcgtccagcTGTAAGAGGTGCAGAGCCGACGTTGACATCGATCCGCGAGACAACGCAGGGCCCTgccatctcccatcctccCCTTTTTGTAAAGCAGGTAGAGCTGTTGGATTGAGGCGAATCTGTCGAGGGGCTTTCTGCGTCGGAGTCGTCGGTCTTGACATCACGCTCCTCCCTGTCTCCCTCTGAAGCACTTCCTTCCCGGTGGCAACTTCGCTGGACAGAGTCCGCGGTCTCCCTCTAGATGTCTGATTTGCGGCGGTTGTTGTTTCCGATAATGAACTGGACTTGGTAGTTTCACCGCCCATAAATGACCACAAGCGTTGTCGAGGTCCAGAAGGTTCTGGTGGTTCCGGTGATCCGACTCGGACTCTGGATAAGAAGCCCCTGAACCCTCGACCGGGCGTGGATGCGGAAGGACCAGTATTcgtggacgaagacgagggcAGAGCATCGCGTGGCATGGCGCTGGCGGGATATTGTGGTATCATCTTCGcgttgagaagatgatgggacGATTGAAGTGGGGCTGTGGCAATCATTGGTCATGTGTGGTGTTAAATGTTCGCAGGGATGCTGATTTTGATCAACCCAAAGGAGGTCATTAGCTCCAATGCTGGACTGTTAGTATCAGAGAGAGGTGTGGCCAAGTACCGGACCGCAGACTCACAAAAGGCTGCACGTCATGAAGGTTAGTTGCTCAGTGAAGGACGATCTGAGTGCCAAACGCTGGCAAACGCTGGCGGTCCGACCTCGTTAATAGTGATCTCGATGTCCGCACTGGTATCGATGTAGGACTTGTCTAGCCCAGTGAGAATGGGAGACGCATTGTCAGTCAAGCAGCTTCCCTGTAGCCTGGACCCAAGCTACCCCCAGCTATGCCTTTGATCGGGAATCCGATTGAATATGACACTCACGAAAGGTCAAAGAGGTCAAAGGAACCTTTTGTTGTGTGAGTGCAGTGAACCGATCGTTGCGGTCACAGGCGTGGCAGCTCCGATATTGTGGGAGACAAGATACGAAAGAATCGACGAGATAGCAATTGGTGTGAGATGAACAGTGACCGCTACGGAGTGAAGGAGCTGAGGACTCGTCAGCGATACTGTTGAAGATACGAGGATAAGCTTACGTCTTGTGGCCATAGTTACAGGGATAGTGGTACAACAGATAACAagcctcttctccgccctTTACACACTTCAGTCGAGGACTGATGGTCGAGCAGAGTAATCTGCGATGGTTGGGATGCGAAAGTCAACTTCATTCAGCGCAGACGACGAACCACAACCGCTAGGCGACATCCGTCGATGTCACCGAACCTGACAAGGTCCTTTGTTTCAGACGCGCATGTTACAACGCCATCATACACGAGAGCACACAGCTAGCACTTCTCGCAAATGTCCGCAAGGGTCCCTTCAGAAGGCTTCACTCTGATAGAAGctcaactcacccttgTGTCACGGTGTATACCCTGTGCTTTATATGAACTGTCGTTTCAAGATGCAATCCGGTATTCTCACCTCACAGCTGGGAAGGTATATGCGGTTCGATAATTGAGTGGTAAC contains these protein-coding regions:
- a CDS encoding mitochondrial 54S ribosomal protein mL46, with amino-acid sequence MSFAPRSLSVVRACGSVPRRAASQRFSSSSSSSTSTSTPPPLIASLLLSRPPLLTPTPTPLEEAYHSHSQAIEHALSSPLPLDFYFKSGSLPLRRHLVADHSYSSDIYGGRLAGSAPDVGDIPPETEYQTFDRDHWMKLDEKERGERSLERFPEEEVYCLVQSTNKKWGFPQTEVGRLEGLDEAVSQKLIGLDGSLGGKGMDSWLVTRKPVGMVKDGESTTFFLRGHILAGEPSLSSSSSYSTFAWLSAAEVEDRLRNQGDEHLWTSIKGMFGQPDPEVDAE